A section of the Deltaproteobacteria bacterium genome encodes:
- a CDS encoding DUF4292 domain-containing protein yields MTLDRSSHFRLLAVVSVLVWLAACARVPIETKIRPDIHSAQDLRARLLARAQAIQSFEAKGRVTYISPDQKYNGTANFLGSKPQTLRVDVLNFWGQSALSIHTDGDELQILDYRQGKLFRGPVTTRNLAAFIPPVKISELLEVLTGSVVLSPQGPAQMTYMAEQDQYRLDLSNQDRPGHTVLWVDAQNLQIMAGEWSDAQKQLLFKVKFQDYQPEGRYTLPHQIILTTGDNKRQLRLHYRELTVNPQVTSEALTLMVPAQVQQVPFPP; encoded by the coding sequence GTGACCCTTGACCGGTCTTCTCATTTCAGACTGCTTGCCGTGGTCAGCGTCTTGGTCTGGCTGGCCGCCTGTGCCCGGGTGCCAATAGAGACCAAAATCCGTCCCGACATCCACTCGGCTCAAGACTTACGGGCGCGACTCTTGGCCCGAGCTCAGGCTATTCAGAGCTTCGAAGCCAAGGGCAGGGTAACCTATATCTCTCCCGACCAAAAATATAATGGCACTGCTAATTTCCTGGGGTCCAAGCCTCAAACTTTGCGGGTCGATGTGCTTAACTTCTGGGGGCAATCAGCCCTGTCTATCCATACCGATGGGGATGAATTGCAGATTTTGGACTATCGCCAGGGAAAGCTGTTTCGCGGCCCCGTGACCACCCGCAATCTGGCCGCCTTTATCCCTCCGGTAAAAATCTCCGAACTATTGGAGGTTCTTACCGGCAGCGTAGTCTTGTCCCCGCAAGGACCGGCCCAGATGACCTATATGGCGGAGCAGGACCAGTACCGCCTGGACCTGAGTAACCAAGATCGCCCCGGTCATACTGTCCTCTGGGTTGACGCCCAGAATCTGCAAATCATGGCCGGGGAATGGTCCGATGCGCAGAAACAACTTTTATTTAAAGTAAAATTCCAAGACTATCAGCCCGAGGGCAGATATACCCTGCCCCACCAGATTATCCTGACCACTGGCGACAATAAGCGTCAACTCCGGCTGCATTATCGGGAGTTGACGGTTAATCCGCAAGTTACTTCAGAAGCTTTAACTCTGATGGTGCCCGCCCAGGTTCAACAGGTACCCTTCCCGCCATGA
- the hisH gene encoding imidazole glycerol phosphate synthase subunit HisH yields MIVIIDYEAGNLASVKRSLSALGAEAVVTQDPQVVTQAERLIFPGVGAAGQAMDNLRCWGLDQALRQAFKTGTPILGICLGAQIILDFSEENEVPCLGLLPGRVRALARLYPGIQGESLKIPHMGWNEVDFLRPHPVFQGLPNKVEFYFVHSFYPAPAVAQCVLGVTTHGEPFPSALGSGNLVATQFHPEKSGRFGLAVLKNFLAWDGTC; encoded by the coding sequence TTGATTGTCATCATTGATTATGAAGCGGGCAACTTGGCCAGTGTGAAGCGATCGCTGTCCGCCCTAGGAGCGGAGGCGGTAGTAACCCAGGACCCGCAGGTAGTGACCCAGGCGGAGCGGCTAATTTTTCCAGGCGTCGGGGCGGCGGGTCAGGCCATGGACAATCTGAGATGCTGGGGACTAGACCAAGCGCTGCGCCAGGCTTTTAAGACCGGGACCCCCATCCTGGGCATATGTTTGGGAGCCCAGATAATTTTGGATTTCAGCGAAGAAAATGAAGTCCCATGTCTGGGGTTGCTGCCGGGGCGGGTCCGGGCTCTGGCCCGACTGTATCCTGGAATTCAAGGCGAATCGCTTAAAATACCCCACATGGGCTGGAACGAAGTAGATTTTCTCCGTCCCCATCCGGTCTTTCAAGGCTTGCCGAATAAGGTGGAATTTTATTTTGTCCACAGCTTTTATCCAGCCCCGGCCGTGGCCCAGTGTGTTTTGGGGGTCACCACCCATGGAGAGCCCTTCCCCAGCGCTCTGGGTAGCGGTAATCTGGTTGCCACCCAGTTCCACCCCGAAAAGAGCGGGCGGTTTGGTCTTGCCGTGTTAAAAAACTTCCTGGCTTGGGACGGCACATGCTGA
- a CDS encoding CBS domain-containing protein: MLQARDIMTRQVITIAPQASVLELARLLADSRISGVPVVDAEGRVIGVATQSDLIDRAKRFDLPHVITILDAHIFLETPGQFKKKLEKLLGSTVADVMTADPITITGNMPVDEIATLMANKKVHTLPVIEDGKLIGIIGKIDIVRSLSQEG; the protein is encoded by the coding sequence ATGTTACAAGCGCGTGATATCATGACCCGGCAGGTGATTACTATCGCCCCCCAAGCCTCGGTGCTGGAACTGGCTCGCCTGCTGGCCGACAGCCGGATCAGCGGCGTGCCTGTAGTCGATGCGGAGGGACGGGTGATCGGCGTCGCTACCCAGAGCGACCTGATCGATCGGGCCAAGAGATTTGACCTGCCCCATGTGATCACCATCCTGGACGCCCATATCTTTCTGGAAACCCCGGGGCAATTCAAAAAGAAGCTGGAAAAGCTGTTGGGCAGCACCGTGGCCGACGTTATGACCGCGGATCCCATTACCATTACTGGAAACATGCCGGTGGACGAAATTGCCACCCTGATGGCCAACAAAAAGGTGCATACCTTGCCAGTGATCGAGGACGGCAAACTGATCGGCATCATCGGCAAAATAGACATTGTCCGCTCCCTGTCGCAGGAGGGTTGA
- the hisF gene encoding imidazole glycerol phosphate synthase subunit HisF: MLSKRIIPCLDVRNGRTTKGIRFKNNIDIGNPVEMARFYYEAGADEIVFYDITASSDRREIMIDVVRQVAREIFIPFAVGGGIRSLADMRAALLAGAEKVSVNSAAVQDPELIREGAQSFGSQCIVLGMDVKQVAKSGKIPSGYEVVINGGRTFMGIDALWWAQEAVRLGAGEICLNSIDADGTKKGYELNLTRMISTAVSVPVIASGGAGTPAHLYEVLTAGAADAALIASMVHYHLYTIKELKDYLNQQGVKVRLYW, translated from the coding sequence ATGCTGAGTAAACGAATAATTCCTTGTTTAGATGTCCGAAACGGCCGGACCACTAAGGGAATAAGATTTAAAAATAATATCGATATCGGTAATCCGGTGGAAATGGCTCGGTTTTATTATGAGGCCGGAGCCGATGAGATCGTCTTCTATGATATTACTGCCTCCAGCGACCGCCGGGAGATCATGATCGACGTGGTGCGACAGGTGGCCCGAGAGATCTTTATTCCCTTTGCCGTCGGGGGCGGCATCCGCTCCCTAGCCGATATGCGGGCGGCACTCCTGGCCGGGGCAGAAAAGGTTAGCGTCAATTCGGCTGCTGTCCAGGACCCGGAACTGATTCGGGAAGGGGCCCAATCTTTCGGCAGTCAATGCATAGTCCTGGGGATGGATGTTAAACAGGTAGCCAAGTCGGGGAAGATTCCCTCGGGTTATGAAGTGGTAATTAATGGCGGACGCACCTTTATGGGAATCGATGCCTTGTGGTGGGCCCAAGAAGCAGTGCGTCTGGGAGCGGGAGAGATCTGCCTCAATTCCATCGATGCCGACGGCACCAAGAAGGGTTATGAGCTTAATCTCACTCGGATGATTTCGACGGCGGTGTCAGTACCGGTGATTGCCTCGGGCGGAGCTGGGACCCCGGCCCACCTTTACGAGGTCTTGACGGCCGGAGCCGCGGACGCGGCGTTAATCGCGTCCATGGTGCATTATCACCTTTACACCATTAAAGAATTAAAAGATTACCTTAATCAGCAGGGAGTTAAAGTTCGACTCTACTGGTAG
- a CDS encoding tRNA-dihydrouridine synthase: MSVYDIRKSYEANLAHGPNLALESLPFTLVGQPRHEFFGKKLNSRLGIPAGLLLDSCWVRLYARLGFDILTYKTVRTRPQASLTYPNCLLIGASAPWERGAIPDSVKVSNRYRPLTEISMTNSLGMPSQSPEVWQPDIAKSKDYLQPGQMLIVSVVGTAEDNHPARFIRDFVRAAALAAEAGAEAIELNFSCPNAPVAEGHIYEAPDFARQITRAVRQQVKDLPVLIKVGYLAEDQRLAELLAAVSDDVNGMVAINSLKLTVVDQQGGQALPGPGRTASGVSGYALKALARDFIRRLASLREQKHYDFKILAVGGILTPQDFQNFLDLGADAALSCTGAMWDPYLALRYHSQYSLPPQNLSPAKIMDFRECGVPDQIENTLKAEHWRGDNEILYPPDLERCPICGEPLEPVPPEAPRYCRCRLMPDC, from the coding sequence ATGTCAGTTTATGATATCCGCAAGAGTTATGAGGCCAATCTGGCTCATGGTCCCAATTTGGCGTTGGAATCCCTGCCGTTTACTTTAGTGGGCCAGCCGCGCCATGAGTTTTTCGGAAAAAAGCTCAATTCCCGGTTGGGGATTCCGGCCGGGCTGCTCCTGGACTCCTGCTGGGTTCGGCTCTATGCCCGGCTGGGCTTCGATATCCTAACTTACAAGACAGTTCGCACTAGGCCCCAGGCCAGTCTGACCTACCCCAATTGCCTGCTGATCGGGGCTTCCGCCCCTTGGGAGCGCGGGGCGATTCCTGACTCGGTGAAGGTCTCGAACCGCTATCGGCCGCTTACCGAGATCAGTATGACCAATTCCCTGGGCATGCCCTCCCAGTCCCCGGAAGTCTGGCAGCCGGATATTGCTAAAAGTAAAGATTACTTGCAACCGGGGCAGATGCTGATCGTCAGTGTGGTGGGGACGGCCGAGGATAATCATCCGGCTAGGTTTATCCGGGACTTTGTCCGGGCTGCGGCTCTGGCTGCTGAGGCCGGGGCTGAGGCCATCGAGCTAAATTTTTCCTGCCCCAACGCTCCGGTCGCCGAGGGTCACATCTATGAAGCCCCGGACTTTGCCCGGCAGATCACCCGGGCGGTGCGACAGCAGGTCAAAGACCTGCCAGTGCTCATCAAAGTCGGTTACCTGGCTGAGGATCAGCGTCTGGCCGAGCTGCTGGCCGCGGTTAGCGATGATGTTAATGGGATGGTGGCAATCAATTCCTTGAAATTGACGGTGGTCGATCAACAGGGGGGGCAGGCCTTGCCCGGACCCGGTCGGACCGCAAGCGGGGTCAGCGGTTATGCCTTGAAAGCTCTGGCCCGGGATTTTATTCGCCGCCTGGCCAGTCTTAGAGAACAGAAGCACTACGATTTTAAAATCTTGGCGGTCGGGGGTATCCTGACTCCTCAGGATTTCCAAAATTTTTTGGACCTGGGGGCGGACGCCGCTCTGTCCTGCACCGGTGCCATGTGGGATCCCTATCTGGCCTTGAGATATCATTCGCAATACTCTTTGCCGCCCCAAAATTTATCGCCTGCCAAAATCATGGATTTTCGGGAGTGCGGGGTGCCGGACCAGATTGAAAATACCCTTAAGGCCGAACATTGGCGGGGCGATAATGAGATTTTATACCCACCTGACTTGGAGAGATGCCCGATCTGCGGCGAACCCCTGGAGCCAGTGCCGCCCGAGGCCCCCCGTTATTGCCGCTGTCGCTTGATGCCCGATTGTTGA
- a CDS encoding tetratricopeptide repeat protein: protein MAKKMLTPRKPFVKNEDKFISFSSRLLEFCKKNLKILLLGFTLVILAGAGWAVIHKIYQQRAISAAVSLEKVRPELSPSGEVDKSLAALQQVISDYPDSGAAFQARLFKAQLLYQQQKYAEAAAIYESLRGGDPGLEVLLTESLSYCWEGQKQFQRAAEILEPLVKDHKLPYRGELLRRQAMLYEEAGDRARALTCYRRLLGQHPDAAFTPLIEEKIQILKQNQG from the coding sequence ATGGCCAAGAAAATGCTTACCCCTCGCAAACCGTTTGTTAAAAATGAAGATAAATTTATTAGTTTTTCCAGCCGTCTCCTTGAGTTTTGTAAAAAGAATCTTAAAATCCTGCTGCTGGGCTTCACGTTGGTAATTCTGGCCGGGGCCGGGTGGGCGGTTATCCATAAAATTTACCAGCAGCGCGCCATAAGCGCGGCGGTGTCATTGGAAAAGGTGCGGCCAGAGTTGTCCCCTTCAGGAGAGGTGGATAAGAGTCTGGCGGCTTTACAACAGGTCATCAGCGATTATCCGGACAGCGGGGCCGCCTTTCAGGCTCGGCTGTTTAAGGCCCAACTGCTTTATCAACAGCAGAAATATGCCGAGGCCGCGGCAATTTATGAATCTTTACGGGGGGGAGACCCTGGCTTGGAGGTGTTGCTGACCGAAAGTCTGAGTTATTGTTGGGAAGGCCAGAAGCAATTTCAACGGGCCGCCGAGATTCTCGAACCGCTGGTAAAAGACCACAAACTGCCATATCGGGGGGAACTGCTAAGACGCCAGGCAATGCTCTACGAGGAGGCTGGAGATCGGGCTCGAGCTCTTACCTGCTATCGCCGGTTATTAGGACAGCATCCTGATGCCGCGTTCACCCCCCTGATTGAGGAAAAAATTCAAATCCTGAAACAAAATCAGGGCTGA
- a CDS encoding Mut7-C RNAse domain-containing protein, whose translation MRFIVDQTLGGLGKWLRLCGFDTDQKLIRVQDIDSLPSPEQDTYILTRQSALGRGSARNDILVVTADSPEAQLAEVITALRPPPDQFDPLKRCSRCNQLLVPVSREEVRGRVPEHIFQHHYQFFECPGCHRVFWAGSHVAAICRRLQALTDQRPGPKPDSPS comes from the coding sequence ATGAGATTTATCGTTGATCAGACTCTGGGCGGCCTGGGAAAATGGCTGCGACTTTGCGGTTTTGATACCGACCAGAAGCTGATCCGGGTCCAGGACATTGACAGTCTACCCTCTCCGGAACAGGATACCTATATCTTAACCAGACAGTCGGCCCTGGGCCGCGGTAGCGCTCGAAACGATATATTGGTGGTGACCGCTGATAGTCCGGAAGCGCAACTGGCTGAGGTTATCACCGCCCTCCGTCCGCCTCCGGATCAGTTCGATCCCTTAAAGCGGTGCAGCCGCTGTAACCAGCTCTTGGTGCCAGTATCCCGAGAGGAAGTCAGGGGACGGGTGCCGGAACATATCTTTCAGCACCATTACCAGTTCTTTGAATGTCCCGGCTGCCATCGGGTTTTTTGGGCCGGCAGTCATGTCGCGGCAATCTGCCGCCGCCTTCAGGCCCTGACCGATCAGCGGCCTGGCCCGAAACCAGATTCTCCAAGTTAA
- a CDS encoding RNA polymerase factor sigma-32, translating into MGTQKTTLEPEEIEILEPFPGSEAESVEGEVEPEVEGSLIGLDPLQRYLTEINRYPLLHPEEEKQLAQDYVETGNPEAAYRLITANLRLVVKIALDFQRYWTKNLLDLIQEGNIGLMQAVKKFDPYRGIKLSYYASFWIKAYILKFIMDNWKLVKIGTTQSQRKLFYNLRKEKEKLEAQGFDPGPKLLAHRLKVKEEEVIEMDERLGGWELSLDAPLKENSEELHKNSLATPEPSAEEHLARQEMKDIFKDKLKQFRSGLKDKEKDILDLRLLAEKPLTLQEIGTRHQISRERVRQIEERLLNKLRQFMQEEIPDFGTYQSLVTDPG; encoded by the coding sequence ATGGGAACCCAAAAAACCACTTTAGAACCTGAAGAGATTGAAATTTTGGAACCTTTCCCTGGCTCCGAAGCGGAATCGGTGGAAGGCGAAGTGGAGCCAGAAGTCGAAGGGTCGCTGATCGGACTCGATCCCTTGCAGCGTTATCTGACCGAGATTAATCGTTATCCGCTGCTCCATCCCGAGGAAGAAAAACAGTTGGCCCAAGATTATGTCGAAACCGGGAATCCCGAGGCAGCTTATCGGTTAATTACTGCCAACCTGCGGCTAGTAGTTAAAATCGCTTTGGACTTTCAGCGCTATTGGACGAAAAATTTACTGGACCTGATTCAAGAAGGTAATATCGGCCTTATGCAAGCAGTGAAGAAATTCGATCCCTATCGCGGCATTAAACTCTCTTACTATGCTTCTTTCTGGATTAAGGCCTATATTCTCAAGTTTATTATGGACAACTGGAAGTTAGTCAAGATCGGCACTACTCAATCGCAACGCAAGCTGTTTTATAACCTTCGCAAAGAAAAAGAAAAACTCGAGGCCCAAGGTTTTGACCCGGGACCCAAACTGCTGGCGCACCGCCTCAAAGTAAAAGAGGAAGAAGTGATCGAGATGGACGAGCGTCTGGGAGGCTGGGAATTATCTCTGGATGCCCCGCTCAAAGAAAACTCCGAGGAACTGCATAAAAACTCCCTGGCGACTCCCGAGCCTTCAGCCGAAGAACATCTGGCCCGGCAAGAAATGAAGGACATCTTTAAGGATAAACTCAAGCAATTCCGAAGCGGTTTGAAGGATAAAGAAAAAGATATCTTAGACTTACGCCTGCTGGCCGAAAAGCCCTTGACGTTGCAAGAGATCGGCACCCGACACCAAATTTCCCGGGAACGGGTGCGCCAGATTGAAGAGCGTCTGTTAAATAAATTACGTCAGTTTATGCAGGAGGAAATCCCGGATTTTGGGACCTACCAGTCCCTGGTCACTGATCCGGGTTAA
- a CDS encoding NAD(P)H-hydrate dehydratase, protein MKLLTAAQMRQLDRQAIEEIGIPSIVLMENAGRTTYQILRREFPDLSGPVLVIAGRGNNGGDGFVVARYLAHEGLPVEVLLLAEKAQVRGDALTNLDILEQIGVRVEEVTSGEALLPRIRDVYNSELIVDAMFGTGLNAEVRGLYQQVIELLNELPVPVLAVDFPSGLCADSGQPLGVAVEAAVTVTYGWPKLGQILPPGRDYVGRLWQVDISIPPALAATMPIELAEAEELRSLMPSRPFASHKGTYGHLLVIAGSEGKTGAATLTALAGLRVGAGLVTAGVPASLNDILEVKLTEAMTLPLPEASGARALGTAALAPLEAFWAGKSAIALGPGLGTHPETAQLVRDLVRRSPVPMVIDADGLNALADELTCLEAASAPIILTPHPGEMSRLVGITTKDIQSQRLEQAQELSRRYNVIVVLKGAQTVVAAPDGRLSLNPTGNPALASGGTGDVLTGMIGGFLAQKLAAFDAARLGVYLHGLAADQWANLQGECGLLAGELLDELPEVIKEFALGQLPEVEEEGCYKRVIS, encoded by the coding sequence ATGAAACTGCTTACTGCGGCCCAGATGCGGCAACTGGATCGACAGGCCATCGAGGAAATCGGCATCCCATCGATAGTATTAATGGAAAACGCCGGGCGGACCACCTACCAGATCCTACGGCGGGAGTTTCCTGACCTGAGCGGACCGGTATTGGTTATCGCTGGGCGGGGCAACAATGGCGGTGATGGCTTCGTCGTCGCCCGTTATCTGGCTCATGAGGGTCTGCCCGTGGAAGTGCTGCTGCTGGCCGAAAAGGCCCAAGTGCGTGGAGATGCTCTTACTAATTTAGACATCCTGGAGCAGATCGGGGTAAGGGTAGAGGAAGTGACCAGCGGAGAGGCCTTGCTTCCACGAATCAGAGATGTTTATAACTCCGAGTTGATTGTCGATGCCATGTTCGGTACCGGTCTTAATGCCGAGGTACGAGGCCTGTACCAACAGGTGATTGAATTGCTCAATGAGCTGCCGGTGCCGGTACTGGCGGTGGATTTCCCTTCAGGATTATGTGCTGATAGCGGCCAACCTCTGGGGGTGGCGGTAGAGGCGGCGGTGACCGTGACCTATGGCTGGCCCAAACTGGGACAGATCCTGCCTCCGGGTCGGGATTATGTCGGTCGCCTGTGGCAGGTGGATATCAGCATTCCGCCTGCCCTGGCCGCCACCATGCCGATCGAATTGGCAGAAGCCGAAGAACTGCGCTCTCTGATGCCCTCCCGGCCTTTTGCCAGTCACAAGGGCACTTATGGTCATCTATTGGTAATAGCCGGGTCCGAAGGCAAGACCGGTGCTGCCACCCTGACCGCCTTGGCTGGTTTGCGGGTGGGGGCTGGTCTGGTTACTGCCGGAGTTCCGGCCAGCCTCAATGATATATTGGAAGTTAAACTCACCGAGGCCATGACCTTGCCCCTGCCCGAGGCTTCCGGGGCACGGGCGCTGGGAACAGCCGCCTTGGCTCCCTTAGAAGCCTTCTGGGCCGGCAAATCCGCGATCGCTTTGGGCCCGGGATTGGGCACCCACCCGGAAACCGCTCAACTAGTGCGGGACCTGGTGCGCCGCTCGCCCGTCCCAATGGTCATCGACGCCGATGGTCTCAATGCCCTAGCTGATGAGCTGACCTGCCTGGAGGCGGCCTCAGCGCCGATTATCCTCACGCCGCATCCGGGGGAGATGTCCCGGCTGGTAGGCATAACTACTAAGGATATTCAAAGCCAGCGCCTGGAACAGGCCCAGGAACTGTCCCGCCGCTATAACGTGATAGTGGTGCTCAAAGGAGCTCAGACCGTGGTGGCGGCCCCCGACGGGCGGCTAAGCCTCAATCCCACCGGCAATCCCGCCCTGGCTTCCGGAGGCACGGGCGATGTGCTGACCGGCATGATCGGCGGATTTCTGGCTCAGAAGCTGGCGGCTTTCGACGCCGCCCGGCTGGGGGTCTATCTCCATGGGCTGGCGGCTGATCAATGGGCTAATTTGCAAGGAGAATGCGGCCTTCTGGCCGGGGAATTGCTAGACGAGTTGCCGGAGGTTATCAAGGAGTTTGCCCTGGGCCAGCTGCCCGAAGTCGAGGAGGAGGGATGTTACAAGCGCGTGATATCATGA
- the tsaE gene encoding tRNA (adenosine(37)-N6)-threonylcarbamoyltransferase complex ATPase subunit type 1 TsaE, with product MDQLRISSLCPEDTQAIGARLAAGLQPGDVIALIGELGAGKTELVHGLAQGLEVPPGLVASPTFVLVHEYAGRLTLIHVDLYRLEQLSPDFLLELEEYWSGPYVTVIEWAERLAGALPEEYLEVTLIWTGEQSRELVFRAHGPRGEKLLNQYGHKTIVNQPGGIESDVSL from the coding sequence ATGGATCAACTACGGATATCCAGCCTTTGCCCAGAAGATACCCAGGCCATCGGCGCCAGGCTGGCGGCCGGCCTGCAGCCGGGCGATGTGATTGCCTTGATCGGCGAGCTCGGGGCGGGGAAAACCGAATTGGTCCACGGTTTGGCCCAGGGTTTAGAAGTGCCACCGGGCTTAGTCGCCAGCCCCACTTTTGTTTTGGTGCACGAATATGCCGGCCGTCTCACCCTGATACACGTTGATCTTTACCGGCTGGAGCAGCTTAGTCCGGACTTTTTACTGGAGCTGGAGGAATATTGGTCCGGACCCTATGTCACCGTCATCGAATGGGCCGAACGCCTGGCCGGGGCTTTGCCCGAGGAATATCTGGAAGTCACCTTGATCTGGACGGGGGAGCAGAGCCGAGAATTGGTTTTCCGCGCTCATGGCCCGCGGGGTGAAAAATTATTGAATCAATATGGTCATAAAACCATAGTAAATCAGCCAGGCGGAATCGAATCTGATGTCAGTTTATGA
- a CDS encoding tetratricopeptide repeat protein: protein MTFRTIRCLVFALGILGLALVWVLAGCHHRVAVTPDSSLAESGPSPDSPQTQAFCHYLQAQWYLFNAQLDPAITEYQQAIKYDPHSAELETELATLYLRQGEVKEALTHVEKAITLDPNYLEAYQLLAGLRAGLNQLTEAITGYEKIVVLDPENQEAHFFLATLYAQQGNFAKATHILKKLLKKNSKLPLAHYYLGKIYLELGQMDSAKEEFYQALNQKPDFILPMFDLALVYEREENFPQAVTIYRRILTRYPTNIHGLANLGRLYLIMGRDSEARQIFDKIKTLEKNDPRLRFKIGLIFLEQKHYDEAIREFRELLATRQGSDRIRYFLGAALEGKGNPEAAYKEYQQIHRLSDSYIPACLRLAHLLARQKNYEKGINLIKETLSLAPDQGELYVTLAMLYEGQKQFSQAIEVLQQALKTSINPSEVYFRLAVIYDKLKNRGESLRQIKKVLELEPKNPDALNFAGYMYAEEGVNLDEAEKLILEALEAEPEAGYIIDSLGWVYFKKGLYDKAIAQLEKAYRKMPDDCTIAEHLGDAYYKKAFYHKALKVYKRAIQLDCDDKPRLERKIQRLEGLIQELSL from the coding sequence ATGACATTTAGGACCATAAGGTGCCTGGTTTTTGCCTTGGGAATACTTGGTCTGGCGTTAGTTTGGGTTCTGGCCGGATGTCACCATCGGGTTGCGGTTACGCCTGACTCTTCCTTGGCTGAGAGCGGTCCTTCTCCAGATTCTCCTCAAACTCAGGCTTTTTGCCATTATCTGCAGGCCCAATGGTATCTGTTTAATGCGCAACTGGACCCAGCCATCACCGAATACCAGCAGGCCATCAAATATGATCCCCACTCGGCGGAATTGGAGACCGAACTTGCTACCCTTTATCTGCGCCAAGGAGAGGTGAAAGAGGCCCTGACCCATGTTGAAAAGGCTATCACCTTAGACCCCAATTATCTGGAGGCGTACCAGCTGCTAGCCGGCTTGCGGGCCGGACTGAACCAGTTAACGGAAGCCATTACTGGCTATGAAAAGATTGTCGTCCTGGACCCAGAAAATCAAGAAGCCCATTTTTTTTTAGCTACCCTTTATGCTCAGCAGGGAAATTTTGCCAAGGCCACTCATATTTTAAAGAAATTATTAAAGAAGAATTCTAAACTACCCTTGGCCCATTATTATCTGGGGAAAATCTATCTGGAACTGGGTCAAATGGACTCTGCCAAAGAGGAATTTTATCAGGCCCTGAATCAGAAACCGGATTTTATTTTACCGATGTTTGACCTGGCTTTAGTCTATGAGCGGGAAGAGAATTTTCCCCAGGCCGTCACCATCTATCGCCGCATATTAACAAGGTACCCCACCAATATCCATGGCTTGGCCAATTTAGGACGGCTCTATCTGATCATGGGTCGTGATTCCGAAGCCAGGCAGATCTTTGATAAAATCAAAACCTTAGAAAAAAATGATCCGCGCCTAAGGTTTAAGATCGGACTGATTTTTTTGGAACAGAAACATTATGATGAGGCTATCCGAGAATTTCGGGAGTTGTTGGCCACCCGGCAAGGTTCAGACCGGATCCGGTATTTTCTAGGTGCGGCTTTAGAAGGAAAAGGCAACCCGGAGGCAGCCTACAAGGAGTATCAACAGATCCACCGGCTTTCCGACAGCTATATTCCGGCCTGCTTACGTCTGGCCCATCTCCTGGCCCGTCAGAAGAATTATGAAAAAGGCATAAACCTGATTAAAGAGACGCTGTCGCTGGCACCCGATCAAGGGGAATTATATGTCACCCTGGCCATGCTTTACGAAGGGCAGAAACAATTTTCCCAGGCGATTGAGGTCTTACAGCAGGCTCTTAAGACCTCTATAAACCCTTCCGAAGTCTACTTTCGCTTGGCAGTGATCTATGACAAACTAAAAAATCGGGGAGAGAGTCTGCGCCAGATTAAGAAGGTCCTGGAACTGGAGCCCAAGAACCCGGATGCCTTAAACTTTGCCGGATATATGTATGCCGAAGAAGGGGTCAACCTGGATGAAGCCGAAAAATTAATCCTCGAGGCCCTGGAAGCCGAACCCGAGGCAGGTTATATCATCGACAGCCTGGGGTGGGTCTATTTCAAAAAAGGGCTATATGACAAGGCCATTGCACAATTGGAAAAGGCCTATCGGAAAATGCCCGATGATTGCACTATCGCTGAGCACTTGGGAGATGCATACTATAAGAAGGCCTTCTATCACAAGGCTCTGAAAGTCTATAAACGCGCCATACAGTTGGATTGCGACGACAAGCCAAGACTGGAGAGAAAGATTCAGCGCCTGGAAGGCTTGATTCAGGAGTTGTCTCTGTGA